The sequence AGAAAAATTGCTGAATGAGATTGCCTACGTTCCTCAAAACACATATCTATTTGCCGGAAGTGTAGCGGAAAATATTCGTTTAGGAAGACCTTCTGCCGGCTTTGAAGATCTTGTCAGGGCAGCCCAAGAGGCATCTGCTCACGAATTTATTATGAAACTTCCTAATGGATACGAAACTTATCTGGGAGAAGGGGGGGCCCGCTTAAGCGGCGGACAGGCACAACGAATTGCCTTGGCCAGGGCTTTCTTAAAAAATGCCCAGCTCTTAATCTTAGATGAAGCGACTTCCAGCTTAGATTTAGAGAGTGAAAAATATGTACAAGAAGCCTTAACACGTTTGTTGCAAGGCAGGACTGCCTTAATCATCGCTCACCGCCTGGATACTGTTTTCCAAGCAGACCGGATTCTGGTAATGGATCAGGGTCAGATTGTTGAAGCGGGAACCCATATGGAATTGGTGCGAGAACAGGGCCTTTATCATAGCTTCTTGAAGGAATACCGAGGTGAGATAGGATGAAGAAAACAACTTGGTTAATTCACATGTTATTACCCTATTGGAGGCGAATTATTCTTGCCTTGATCTTAAGTTCGCTGACTGTTACAAGTCACATTGGATTAATGGCAACTTCTTCGTATCTCCTAGCCCGTGCGGCTCTTCATCCTCCGGTACTTGACTTGATGGTGACCATTGTTGGGGTTCGTTTCTTTGGTATATCCCGTGCTGTCTTTCGTTACTTAGAGCGTTATGTTGCTCACGATGTGACCTTTCGGGTTTTAAGCCAAATACGGGTTAAGTTTTATCAAGCAATAGAACCCCTTGCCCCGGCTCGCCTATTGAATTTTCGAAGTGCAGACCTGCTTAGACGAATTGTTGCAGATGTGGAAATTCAACAAAATCTCTTTTTAAGAGTTATGTCTCCGCCCATCGTAGCTTTACTGGTTCTTAGCGGATACGGGTTTTTCCTGGCTCGCTATGATCTAAGGTTTACAGCAATTTTAGCAGCTGGTTTTTTAATGGCAGGACTATTTATTCCCTGGATCATCAAAAGTTTGAGTCGAGGGGTAGGGCTGAGTATTGTTGCTTTAAAGACAAAACTCAACACCCAGGTTGCTGACAGCCTTTTAGGAATGACTGAACTTGTCGCTTACGGCCAAGCTCAGTCGCAATTAATGAGTGTTCGACATACCAACGAAAGATTAACTGATCAGCAACGTCGGAATGCCTGGCAAACGGCCTTTTCCTCAGCTTTAACCTGGATGGTTGGAAATCTAAGTATGTGGTTTATCCTTATCTTAGGGATAATGCTTGTTGAACAAGGAAAGTTAAGTGGAGTTAATCTGGGAATGTTGGCCCTGGGGACATTGAGCAGTTTTGAAGCAATAGTTCCTTTAGCCCAGGTTCCTCATCATTTAGAACAAAATCAGGCTGCGGCAGAGCGTTTGCTTGAGCTAATCCAAGCCCAGCCTACGGTTAAAGATCATCAATCAATGGTTTCTCTACCTAAAGATATGAGTCTGGTCTTTAAGGAAGTCAGCTTTAAATATGGGGAGAGGGAGCCTTGGGCTTTACATCGGCTGTCCTTTAAAATCCCTGCAAAGGGTAGGGTAGCCATTGTTGGGGCGAGTGGTGCAGGCAAGACAAGCGTTGTAAATTTACTGCTCCGATTTTGGGAGTTCGATCAGGGCAGTATTGAGCTGGGGGGGCACTCACTCCGTGAATATTCTCAACAAGAGGCCAGAAACTACGTAGGTGTTGTAACGCAAAGAACTCATATTTTCAATGCCACAATTCACGAGAATCTTCTTCTGGCAAAACCTGAGGCCAGTGATGAAGAAGTGAAATCAGCCGCCCAAAAAGCAAAGCTCCATGATTTTATTCAATCATTGCCGAAGGGATATGACAGCTTTGTCGGGGAGGGTGGATTTAAGCTTTCAGGTGGGCAGAGGAAAAGATTGGCAATTGCCAGAGTACTACTAAAGAATGCTCCGATTCTGATCCTGGATGAAGCTATGGAAGGCCTTGATCCAATAACTGAACGTGACGTTTGGGAGGAAGTCTATAAACTTATGGAAGGGCGTACTACTTTAGTGATTACCCATCAATTAACGGGTTTAGAAAAGATGGATGAAATATTGGTACTCGACAAAGGTCAGGTGGTTGAGCGAGGTAAGCATGGTGAGCTTCTTAAGCAGAATGGGGGCTATCGGAGACTTTGGAATAGTAGGGTGGGGTAGCCTCGTTATATTAATCTTGTTCAGACTCCTGCTCCAGCATTACCTCCGCTTCGCCTGCAGGAAGAGTCTGAACATCCTTAAGCTTGCGAGCAATGGTGCGACTCTTTCTGGTTGCAGTATCAATGGTGTTGCTTGCTTCTTGGAGCTTTTTCTGAGTTTTTTCTAAGATGTCGACGAACTTACCGAACTCAGTTTTAACAGCACTGAGTAAATTCCATACTTCACTGGAGCGTTTCTCAATTGCCAAGGTTTTAAAGCCCATCTGAAGGCTGTTGAGGAGGGCTGCTAATGTAGTTGGTCCGGTTATGACGACTTTGTACTCTCTCTGAAGAAGTTCGCAAAGTCCGGGACGGCGAATTACTTCGGCGTACAGTCCCTCTACCGGCAGGAATAAGATTCCGAAATCTGTCGTACAGGGAGGATCAATATATTTATCTCTAATTGTTCTTCCCTCCAGCTTAATTCGATTTTCAAGGGACTTTCCCAATTCTTCTATGCGTGGGAGATTGGCTTGATCCTGTGCTTCAATTAACCGTTCATAATCTTCAATTGGAAATTTGGCATCGATTGGAAGCCAAATGATATTATTCTGCCCGTCTTTGGCAGGAAGTTTAATGGCAAATTCTACACGATCATTGCTTCCTGCCTTAGTTGCAACATTACAGGCATATTGTTCCGGGGTGAGGATTTGTTCTAACAGGTTTCCGAGCTGTATTTCGCCCCAGATTCCTCGGGTTTTAACATTAGTCAGGACTTTTTTTAAGTCTCCGACCCCTGAGGCTAAGGTTTGCATTTCTCCAAGCCCTTTGTGAACAGCCTCTAATCTGTCACTTACTAATTTAAAAGATTCACCTAAGCGCTGCTCAAGAGTAGCGCTTAGTTTTTCGTCGACAGTTGCCCGCATGAGGTCTAATTTCTGACTGTTATCCTGCTGAATCAGTAGCAGACGTTCTTCCATGGTTTTGCGCATTTGTTCTAGTTTTAGATCATTTGTTTTTGTAAGGGAATTCATCTGGTTAGAAAAAATGTCTAATTGATTACCTTGAAGGTTGGCTATTTCCGACATTCGAGATAGTACTGAATCATTAAAAGAGCGAACAGATTGATTTAATTCCTCGCGAATTTGCTTGGCGTTCAGGCTGGTTTCTTCACGATTTTTAGCGATTTCGCCATTCACGAGACGTTCGTTGCGCTCAAGGCTTTTTTCCATAAGGTTAAATTGATTCTCTAATTTTGCATAAGGATTGCGTGAACGAGTTAAAAGTATAATGATTAAGATAATGGCAATGCCGACCATAGCGATAAGAATAAGTTCGATCCAGAGAATATGTTCTGTCATTTGTAATTCCTCCTGATGCTGAGTTCGTTTATCCGATGACTACCAGCCGTAAACTCCTATCTTCTATGTGAGATAACGGCTGCTACGTCCCTGGATAAGTGATTCTTAGCTTCAGATGGAGTAAGTATTCCTCTTAGACAAACTCCATCTGAAGCTAAGAATCACTTGATATTACTTTATCACATTCGCAAGACAAACTAATGTTTCTTTTGAATATTTAATGCTATTTTTCTATTAATGAACAAAAAATACTTTTTTCTAGCAGAACAATGATTACATTTGTCGAAATATAGAATAAAAGATAATTATCGTAAAATATTATCGTCAAGTGACTTGGTTTTAGAGGGATTTTAGAACCTAAAGAGAATTCTATATAATTTAGGAGTAATATTGCTTTTTAAGGTGAAGATGGGAATCTTCATGGGAGGAAGAATGAAGAAGAAGAAGTTTAAGATACCTGTAACAGTTTTGATGATCATGGCCTTGACCTTCGGCTTGGGCGGATTATCCTTTTTAGCCATTTATAAGACAAGATCTGTCTTAATGAATAATTTGGAAGCTCATACTACATCCCTTACTCATTCTTTAAGTTCTAAAGTAAGTCTGTGGTTAAATGCCCATGAATCTAAACTGGAGATCATGGCTAATATCCCCCTAATGAAGAGTGGAGATAAGGACTTGATCTTATCCTATTTAAATGAAGAAGTTCAACGCAATCAAGGTTATGAAGAACTCTTCTACGCCGATAGGGAAGGTAACTATTTGCAGAATACCGGGCTCCAAGGAAGTCTAACAGAACGTGACTATTTTAATAAAGTAATGGCAACAGGGGATACAATCATATCTGATCCCTTGTATTCTAAGGGGAATGGCAGACACATTATTGTTGTCGCAGCTCCTATCAAGAATGGCAGTAAGGTCGTTGGTTTAATTGGTGGTTGTATTAACTTATCTGAATTAACTGAACTTATTTCAGCGAAGGATGGAGAAGTAAGTAAGGCATTTATTGTCCAAAAAGATGGACTGATGATAACTCATCCTAATGAGGAGTTCATTATGACCTACAATGGACGAATGTATAACCGGTCTTCTTTAGGTTATAAAGATACCATTAATAAAATGATTCAAGGAGAAAGTGGAATTACTAGGAATACCTTTGAAGATGGTGATAAATACTTGGCCTATGCTCCGGTAGTTGGCGTTAACTGGTCGTTAGGAGTTACAGTACCGGCCAGCTATGTCTTGAATCAGTTATATTATTTACCTGTCTATTTTGTAGTGGTAACAGTCTGTTTAGGTCTGGTTTTAGCTGTCCTAATGAGACGTTGGTTTGTTCGTCCTCTTACTAAGTTAGCTCGTTTTACTTCAGAACTCAACGAGAATATTTATGGACTAGAGAATAATTATTTGGTAGATAGCCCAGTTATCGAAGTAGAATCCCTTGCTACTAATTTTCGCCGGATGGCCGTGGAGCTGCAAGATAACTTTCGCAAGTTGGCAAATTCAGAAATAAGTCTAAAGGAAGAAATCTATAACAAGATGACAGTTCAGAAGGATCTGGAGAGTAGTTATGAAGAGCTTGAAGCAGTTGAAGAAGAACTAAGGTATAATTACGAAAAACTCCAGTCTAAGGAAAAAATGCTTCGAGAATCTGAACGTCGTCTACGCTCAATGCTGGAGAATGTTAAGCTCATTACCGGGATTATTGATATGGACGGGAACATTATCTTCTGTAATGACTTTATTCTGGGATTAACCGGGTACGAGAAAGACGAGGTTGTTGGGCATAATTTCTTTGATGTTTTCATTTCCCATGATTTTAGACGAAAAGCAAAGAGATGGTTAAAAGGGGTATTAGCCAGTAAGGATATTGTTGTACATAATATCTACCCTATCCGGACTAAAGCCGGAAATAACCGTTTTGTTCACTGGAATCATACCCTTTTGTTTGATGCAGATGGTAATGTATCGGGAATTGCCAGTATTGGAGAAGATATTACGGAACGAAAACAATTTCAAGAAAAGTTAGAGCATATTAGTTTTCATGATGCTATAACTGACCTCTATAATCGTACGTATTTTGAAGAGAAAATGCGTTCCTTACAAGGAAACGATAGCAATTCTCCTGTCGGAATAATTGTCTGTGATGTGGATGGCTTAAAACTCGTTAATGACACACTTGGTCACAGCACAGGGGATAAATTACTTTGGTTAACCGGGACCATCATTAAAAAGTGTTTTCGGGAAGAAGATCTAATCTTTAGGATCGGTGGGGACGAGTTTGCTGTTATTCTGCCCAAGAGCGACTTAACCGTCGTAGAAAAAGCCTGCTATAGAATTCGTAAGGGCGTTGAAAAGTATAATTTAGAAAACAAGGAGTTTCCCCTCAGCCTCTCGATGGGTTTTGCAGTAAGTGGAACCACTAATGTCAATCTTGATGAGGTGTTTAAGGAAGCTGATGACGGAATGTATCGAGAAAAACTTCATCGCAGTAAAAGTACTCGCAGCGCTATTGTCCAAGCTATGATGAAAGCACTTGAGGCTAGAGATTTTATTACAGAAGGGCATGCGGATCGTTTACAGGATTTGGTGATAATGCTTGGTGAAGCTATTACCTTATCGGAGCGGACTCTCTCAGACTTACGACTCTTGGCCCAATTCCATGATATCGGTAAAGTAGGTATACCGGATCGCATTCTCTTTAAAACAGGACGGCTGACTGAAGATGAGTTCAAAGAGATGCAGCGACATAGTGAAATCGGCCATCGGATTGCCCAATCAGCTCCGGATTTATTGCCAATATCTGACTTTATATTGAGACATCATGAGTGGTGGAATGGTAAGGGTTATCCGCTGGGACTCAAGGAAGAGGAAATTCCCCTGGAGTGTCGTATTTTAGCAATAGCTGATGCTTATGATGCTATGACAAGCAATCGTCCCTATCGGAAAGGTATGAGTCAAGAACAAGCCTTAAATGAATTAACTAAGAATCAAGGAATTCAGTTTGATCCCATCTTAGTGCCAATTTTTAATAGAATGATCAGGTCTGGTGCTTCAATGCGCCAAGTACGCTATATTAACTAAGAAATAGGTTATGTCCATTGACTTTATATCTTTTCCGTGTTAGTTTTATAACAAATAATACTATGGGCAGGGGTGCTGGAATTGGCCGGCTGAGATTTAGACCCAAAAGTCTAAGACCCTATTAACCTGATCTGGATAATGCCAGCGTAGGTAAGCAGTTCACTCTTTTATGACAATGAAAGAGCACAAATCTTATTCTGGAGATTTGTGCTCTTTTTAATCGTGGAGAATAATTAACAGGAGGTGCGGTATGAAAAAAGTACTGACTATAGCTGGCTCAGACAGCAGTGGAGGAGCGGGGATTCAGGCGGATCTTAAGACATTTTCTGCCCATGGGGTTTTTGGTATGAGCGTAATAACCGCGGTCACTGCTCAGAATACCCAAGGGGTCTTTGCCGTCCAAGATATCTCGAGAGAGGTAATCGCTAAACAAATCGAGGCAATTTTTGACGATATTGAAGTCGACGGAGTAAAAATCGGTATGGTGTCGCAAGTCGAGACAATCGAGGTAATTGCCGAAGAGTTGAGAAACTATGCTCCTCGGGTTATTGTTTTAGACCCGGTTATGGTCTCAAAAAGCGGCTACCATTTGTTGAATCCTGTGGCGGAAGCAACCCTAATTAAGGAGTTATTGCCCTTGGCGATGGTGGTTACACCGAATATTCCTGAGGCAGAGGTTATGACCAATAAGTCCATTCAAAATCTTAAGCAAATGGAAGAAGCCGCTAAGGAGATACATCAGATGGGGGCAAAAAATGTCTTGCTCAAAGGGGGACACTTAGAAGATGACTCTATCGATGTACTTTTCGACGGTGGAGAATTCAGTTACTTTTCCACAGCTAGAATTGCCACCAAGAACACTCATGGTACCGGATGCACACTTTCGTCGGCAATTACGGCAAACCTTTCTTTAGGGTATAGCTTAAATAAGGCCATATCCTTAGCTAAGGAGTATATAACCATAGCTATCCAAAATTCATTGTCCATTGGTAAGGGTGTAGGGCCTACCCATCACTTTTATACACTTTACAAAAAGGCGGGATTAATTGAGTGAGTTCATCAGTAAAAAATAATTTGAGTATGCTTAATTTTACCACTCTCTGGTTTGGTGCTTCTATATCCGTCGCGGAAATTATAACCGGAGGTCTGCTTGCCCCTTTGGGGTTTAAAATGGGACTTGTAGCAATTCTTCTCGGACACCTGGTAGGAACAACTATTTTGGTATTGGGAGGTATCATCGGAACCGAAGAGAGAATACCTGCCTTAGCATCTACCCGAATCTCCTTTGGAGAGTATGGTTCCTATATCTTCTCTATCCTGAACGTATTACAGTTACTGGGTTGGACGGCAGTCATGATCATCGTAGGGGCTCGGTCAGTAAATCAGATCACTAACACACTCTGGGGATTTGATCATCTGACAGTTTGGAGCTTAATTATCGGCGGCTTAATAATGCTTTGGCTCTGGCTTGGTAAGGATAGCGGCTGGAAAAAGGCCAACCACTTTGCTGTAATTTTACTATTTATTTTAACCTTAGTCTTAAGTGCCATCATTTTTCGCAATCACGAGCTTTTCACTAAACAGGGCATTGGTGAAATGTCCTTTGGCTCGGCTATGGAACTAGCTGTAATCATGCCTTTATCTTGGTTGCCGCTAATTTCTGACTATACTCGATTTGCCAAAACCAAGCGAGATGGTGCAGTGGGGAGCTGGCTCGGATACTTTATTGGGAGCAGCTGGATGTATATTATTGGTCTGGGTGCTGCTATTATCGCCAATGACCCTGATCCGGCTGCTATGTTGCTGGCTGCTAATCTGGGCATAGTCGCCCTCGGAATTATCGTCCTGGCAACTGTAACCACAACCTTCCTGGATGCATATTCCGCAGGGGTTTCCTGTCTTAATATCTTTCCACAGCTTAATGAGAAAACCGTAGCCCTAGTCATAACTGCGATAGGCACAGGCTTGGCCATAATTATTAATATCGAACAATACGAAAATTTCCTTTATGCAATAGGCTCCGTATTCGCCCCATTATTTTCAATCTTGTTGACGGATTACTTCCTCCTGAAGAATAAGCGAATTCAATCAGATCTATTAGTTAATTGGGGTACCTTAGCTTTATGTGCACTGGGTACTTGGTTATATCACCTGTTTATTGAGTTCGATTTCTTTTTGGGGGCTACAGTACCGGTTATGATCATAATTAGCATATTTCATATTATTACATGGAGGTTGACAGCAAAATGCAAATTCGTGAAAAACTGAGCGCGAATCTAAGTCTTGTTAAAGAAAAAAGTCCTTTGATCCACCATATTACTAACTATGTAACCGTTAATGATTGTGCGAATATTGTATTGGCTATCGGAGGTTCGCCCGTAATGGCGGATGATCTCGAAGAAGTAGAAGAAATGGTTGGTTTTGCCTCTGCTTTAGTTATAAATATCGGCACATTGAATTCCCGGACGATAGAAAGCATGCTTAGTGCGGGATTAAAAGCCAAAGAGCTGGGGGTTCCCGTTATTCTTGATCCTGTGGGAGTTGGGGCAACAAAACTTAGAACAAATACCGCCGCCAGGTTAATTCAGGCCCTTAAACCCGAGGTGATTCGAGGGAATATGTCTGAAATTAAAGTCTTAGCGGGTTTAGAAGTGGCAATTAAGGGAGTGGATTCCCTGGCCGATGAACAAGATGGCTCTGTTGTCGCTAAAACACTGGCTTCTGAATTAGATTCAATCATTGCTATAACTGGAAAAACGGATGTTGTTTCTGACGGAAAACAAGTTTGCCTGCTGGACAATGGTCATCAAATTTTAGCAGATGTCACAGGCACAGGATGTATGACCACTTCTTTGGTGGGTACTTATTGCGGGGTGACCAAAGATTATTTCAGTGCTGCTGTGGCAGGAATAACAAGCATGGGTTTAGCAGGGGAGATTGCTCACGCTGCCTTGCGTCATGGTGAAGGTATAGGAACCTTCAGAACAAGGCTATTTGACAGTATCTATAACTTAACCCCTGAATTATTAGCTAGAGAAGGTAAGATAAGGTATGAGTAAAAAACCCAAGATTGATTACAGTCTTTATTTAGTAACAGACCGAAAAACTCTTGGAACCAGAGATCTGGCTGTCTGTGTGGAGAAAGCTATACAAGGCGGAGTTACTTTGGTTCAGTTGAGAGAAAAATCTGTTTCCAGCAAAGAATTTCTAGAGTTAGCTCAGAGAGTAAAGGAAATAACTACACACTATGAGATTCCTCTGATTATCAATGACCGTTTGGACATTGCTTTAGCAGTTGATGCCGAAGGACTGCATATCGGTCAAGATGATTTGCCAATGATAAAAGCGAGAGAATTGTTTGGAAAGGACAAAATCATTGGGGTCTCGGCAAGTACGCTCGAAGAAGCTCTTCTTGCCCAACAACAAGGAGCGGACTATTTAGGAGTAGGGGCAATTTTTAACACCCCTACTAAAGCGGATGCCCCTGAAGTCAGTCTTGAGCAATTAAGTCAGATTAAGAATTCGGTTTCAATACCTATTGTAGCTATCGGTGGAATTAATTTAAGTAACTTAAAGCAAGTTATTGGAACCGGGATTGATGGAGTTTCAGTTGTCTCGGCAATTTTAGCTCAAGAGGATATCTTACTGGCCGCGAAACAGTTTAGAGAATTTATATAGACCTACAACTAACCCCCATTTATCGGAAATGGGGGTTAGTTCTGGTTCACAGAGTAGACCCCCATGCCGTTGCCCCCTCTTCGAAAATGAGTTAAGTTTTGCTGATAATTGACAGGATTGATTTATAAAATTTGGTAAAA comes from Desulfosporosinus meridiei DSM 13257 and encodes:
- a CDS encoding HD domain-containing phosphohydrolase, whose amino-acid sequence is MKKKKFKIPVTVLMIMALTFGLGGLSFLAIYKTRSVLMNNLEAHTTSLTHSLSSKVSLWLNAHESKLEIMANIPLMKSGDKDLILSYLNEEVQRNQGYEELFYADREGNYLQNTGLQGSLTERDYFNKVMATGDTIISDPLYSKGNGRHIIVVAAPIKNGSKVVGLIGGCINLSELTELISAKDGEVSKAFIVQKDGLMITHPNEEFIMTYNGRMYNRSSLGYKDTINKMIQGESGITRNTFEDGDKYLAYAPVVGVNWSLGVTVPASYVLNQLYYLPVYFVVVTVCLGLVLAVLMRRWFVRPLTKLARFTSELNENIYGLENNYLVDSPVIEVESLATNFRRMAVELQDNFRKLANSEISLKEEIYNKMTVQKDLESSYEELEAVEEELRYNYEKLQSKEKMLRESERRLRSMLENVKLITGIIDMDGNIIFCNDFILGLTGYEKDEVVGHNFFDVFISHDFRRKAKRWLKGVLASKDIVVHNIYPIRTKAGNNRFVHWNHTLLFDADGNVSGIASIGEDITERKQFQEKLEHISFHDAITDLYNRTYFEEKMRSLQGNDSNSPVGIIVCDVDGLKLVNDTLGHSTGDKLLWLTGTIIKKCFREEDLIFRIGGDEFAVILPKSDLTVVEKACYRIRKGVEKYNLENKEFPLSLSMGFAVSGTTNVNLDEVFKEADDGMYREKLHRSKSTRSAIVQAMMKALEARDFITEGHADRLQDLVIMLGEAITLSERTLSDLRLLAQFHDIGKVGIPDRILFKTGRLTEDEFKEMQRHSEIGHRIAQSAPDLLPISDFILRHHEWWNGKGYPLGLKEEEIPLECRILAIADAYDAMTSNRPYRKGMSQEQALNELTKNQGIQFDPILVPIFNRMIRSGASMRQVRYIN
- the cytX gene encoding putative hydroxymethylpyrimidine transporter CytX yields the protein MSSSVKNNLSMLNFTTLWFGASISVAEIITGGLLAPLGFKMGLVAILLGHLVGTTILVLGGIIGTEERIPALASTRISFGEYGSYIFSILNVLQLLGWTAVMIIVGARSVNQITNTLWGFDHLTVWSLIIGGLIMLWLWLGKDSGWKKANHFAVILLFILTLVLSAIIFRNHELFTKQGIGEMSFGSAMELAVIMPLSWLPLISDYTRFAKTKRDGAVGSWLGYFIGSSWMYIIGLGAAIIANDPDPAAMLLAANLGIVALGIIVLATVTTTFLDAYSAGVSCLNIFPQLNEKTVALVITAIGTGLAIIINIEQYENFLYAIGSVFAPLFSILLTDYFLLKNKRIQSDLLVNWGTLALCALGTWLYHLFIEFDFFLGATVPVMIIISIFHIITWRLTAKCKFVKN
- the thiD gene encoding bifunctional hydroxymethylpyrimidine kinase/phosphomethylpyrimidine kinase, with product MKKVLTIAGSDSSGGAGIQADLKTFSAHGVFGMSVITAVTAQNTQGVFAVQDISREVIAKQIEAIFDDIEVDGVKIGMVSQVETIEVIAEELRNYAPRVIVLDPVMVSKSGYHLLNPVAEATLIKELLPLAMVVTPNIPEAEVMTNKSIQNLKQMEEAAKEIHQMGAKNVLLKGGHLEDDSIDVLFDGGEFSYFSTARIATKNTHGTGCTLSSAITANLSLGYSLNKAISLAKEYITIAIQNSLSIGKGVGPTHHFYTLYKKAGLIE
- the cydC gene encoding thiol reductant ABC exporter subunit CydC, translating into MKKTTWLIHMLLPYWRRIILALILSSLTVTSHIGLMATSSYLLARAALHPPVLDLMVTIVGVRFFGISRAVFRYLERYVAHDVTFRVLSQIRVKFYQAIEPLAPARLLNFRSADLLRRIVADVEIQQNLFLRVMSPPIVALLVLSGYGFFLARYDLRFTAILAAGFLMAGLFIPWIIKSLSRGVGLSIVALKTKLNTQVADSLLGMTELVAYGQAQSQLMSVRHTNERLTDQQRRNAWQTAFSSALTWMVGNLSMWFILILGIMLVEQGKLSGVNLGMLALGTLSSFEAIVPLAQVPHHLEQNQAAAERLLELIQAQPTVKDHQSMVSLPKDMSLVFKEVSFKYGEREPWALHRLSFKIPAKGRVAIVGASGAGKTSVVNLLLRFWEFDQGSIELGGHSLREYSQQEARNYVGVVTQRTHIFNATIHENLLLAKPEASDEEVKSAAQKAKLHDFIQSLPKGYDSFVGEGGFKLSGGQRKRLAIARVLLKNAPILILDEAMEGLDPITERDVWEEVYKLMEGRTTLVITHQLTGLEKMDEILVLDKGQVVERGKHGELLKQNGGYRRLWNSRVG
- a CDS encoding DNA recombination protein RmuC, giving the protein MTEHILWIELILIAMVGIAIILIIILLTRSRNPYAKLENQFNLMEKSLERNERLVNGEIAKNREETSLNAKQIREELNQSVRSFNDSVLSRMSEIANLQGNQLDIFSNQMNSLTKTNDLKLEQMRKTMEERLLLIQQDNSQKLDLMRATVDEKLSATLEQRLGESFKLVSDRLEAVHKGLGEMQTLASGVGDLKKVLTNVKTRGIWGEIQLGNLLEQILTPEQYACNVATKAGSNDRVEFAIKLPAKDGQNNIIWLPIDAKFPIEDYERLIEAQDQANLPRIEELGKSLENRIKLEGRTIRDKYIDPPCTTDFGILFLPVEGLYAEVIRRPGLCELLQREYKVVITGPTTLAALLNSLQMGFKTLAIEKRSSEVWNLLSAVKTEFGKFVDILEKTQKKLQEASNTIDTATRKSRTIARKLKDVQTLPAGEAEVMLEQESEQD
- the thiE gene encoding thiamine phosphate synthase, producing MSKKPKIDYSLYLVTDRKTLGTRDLAVCVEKAIQGGVTLVQLREKSVSSKEFLELAQRVKEITTHYEIPLIINDRLDIALAVDAEGLHIGQDDLPMIKARELFGKDKIIGVSASTLEEALLAQQQGADYLGVGAIFNTPTKADAPEVSLEQLSQIKNSVSIPIVAIGGINLSNLKQVIGTGIDGVSVVSAILAQEDILLAAKQFREFI
- the thiM gene encoding hydroxyethylthiazole kinase, translated to MQIREKLSANLSLVKEKSPLIHHITNYVTVNDCANIVLAIGGSPVMADDLEEVEEMVGFASALVINIGTLNSRTIESMLSAGLKAKELGVPVILDPVGVGATKLRTNTAARLIQALKPEVIRGNMSEIKVLAGLEVAIKGVDSLADEQDGSVVAKTLASELDSIIAITGKTDVVSDGKQVCLLDNGHQILADVTGTGCMTTSLVGTYCGVTKDYFSAAVAGITSMGLAGEIAHAALRHGEGIGTFRTRLFDSIYNLTPELLAREGKIRYE